The genomic DNA AATCGTTTGGAAAACGATGGTGCTAAAGctatagcaaaaatattttctacactTAAAACTTTGGAAGAAATAGCAATGCCGCAAAATTCTATATATCATGCAGGCATTGCAGCATTAGCGATCGGCTTTAAAGAAAACCCTAACTTGCGCATTCTGAATTTGAATGACAACACAGTAACTGAGAAAGGTGCAGCTTCACTAGCGGAAGCATTTGCATACACGCCAATGTAAGTTAGCAAAATTATACAAGTGataaatttattagtttaaattattatctttTGCTTTCCACCTCAGGTTGCAAGACATTAATTTTGGTGATTGTCTGCTCAAAACACATGGCGCCTATCATTTTGCCGAGGCATTAAGCGAAAACCATAATCAACTCGAGGTGGTGGATTTGGGTTTTAATGAAATCGGCGCAGACGGAGGTGTTGTTTTAGTTGAAGCTttgcaaaataagaaaaatttaacgAGACTTATCTTAGATGGCAATCAAGTAAGTGCTGACACTTTGTGACGACAAATTTTTcacttatacaattttttttttagtttggtTATGAAGGACGTGAGCGTATTAAGGAGATTATAGAGACCTTCGCAAATCCAAATGCATTAGAAAGCCTTGAAGAAGATCAGTCTGAGTGCGAGGATGATGAAGATGAGGACGGAGATGACGACGAtgaagatgatgatgatgatgatgaggaaGATGTACGTAGAACTtaaagtacataaatatttgtaataataatatttaaaaaatgcataGGATACTACTGAAGAAGTTGATGAAGATGAAGAGTACCAAGATGAAGATGCCGACGAAGAAGGCGATGAAGCGTACATAACATCTCCCGCTTTTACAACAAATGTAAACAGTCCTAAAATTTGATGTTGCaaagtgtaatttttaattgattcgTTTCTTTATATGATTTACAGATGTTTGGTGCAAATGAGACTTTTATGTCTgctaaaaatgttcaatttgcTGATCAAACGACGCCAACAAAGCCAGTTACCGTCGAATCATTTTGTCTAAGTCAGAAACCTTGCACCATACAAGCATTCGAGTCATTGCAGGAGACAGATAAATTAAAAGCTTTCAAAAGCATTATTGAGGTAATTTCTGTTTgacatttataatttcatttttataatttgtattcaACTTTTTAATATCAATAGCAATTCACCGATGACAATCGTCTGTTATTGCTCATTTTTACGACATTAAAATGTGCGCACCTCTCTGAATCATCGCCTGCTGCATTGGATTTAGCAAAAGCGCTTTATAAAGAAACAGTCGACTATGCTGTAGAGACGAAACAAGAGCGTCGCGTTTTGAATTATATGCTGATGCAGTTGGGTTTGCTACGTAGCGAAGAAAAGTTCACAAGTCCCTATGACTTGAAAAGTTGTCGTTACGCGTTGCGCGAAACACTGAAGTCCAATCCACAGTTTGGCAGTGAGCATATGCGTAACGCTTTCAATGTTTTCCTACATCAATTGGATGGTTGAAAGTATAGATTATTAAGCATTTCATGTATTTTTGtaaggtttttaaaaatatactgcaTAAGTTACTTTGCCTCTTTGAATTATAATTTTGCATAAACTGAAGGTGCCAAGTTCAAATACACATAATACATACTAAAATTCAAATGTACGTTTTTCATTTATGAGATTTCTTAGTACACGAAATTATTAGCCATTTTTCTAAGCTACCGAAGATGAAGATCAAGGTGAAATGGAGACTACTACTCCATTTTCAttctatttctttaaaattacatctgaaatgttttctgccgctcaaacaacaagaacatcaaatagaaatttttattgcTCAGAGTCGTTCTGTGATGGTTTACAACTTTGCTAATATAAAtgcacatttttaaaaataattgagtaGTGTGTTCTTATGATAAATGTGCGTCAAATGTGCCGTTGGAGTGTGTGATATTAACCGTTTCCGTAGTGTAGTGGTTATCACGTGTGCTTCACACGCACAAGGTCGCCGGTTCGAACCCGGCCGGAAACATATCGatcaattgtttatttttaacaactttttttatataatatgaatacaatgcgtaaaattattttttgtatcctGAACGAACagcttatattaaaattgtgtataaagtatttactttatatttaacAGATCAgcagacgagctgagtcaatttagccatgtccgtatgtTTGTCCCTCTGTCTGCATTCGAGTAtacgctcagtttttgagataacgatttgaaattttgcacacgtccttttctaccCGAAAGCGGCGGCTACGCTAAATAAGTTGCCCATTTACCGTAGCCGCCGCTTTCGggtagaaaaggacgtgtgcaaaatttcaaatcgttatctcaaatgccactatggcatatacagatctttacgaaatttggcatggattattgtctaattGGTGTAATCTCCGATGAAAGTGTGCAGATCGGATTACTACAGCgtctagctgccatacaaactgaacaatcggagtcaagtgcttgtatCAAAAACTATTGCATTTGACAAGCtgtcttcaagaaatttggcatggactattTTCCAAAGCAACGTTTCGCATTGTTCAGATcgtgatatttttttatgaagaaCATACACagtttttgtacatatttattttattttttatttgctctttctTATAACTAGTGATAATGTTAATACTTATGGCTGTAGTCTATTTAGTCATTTAATACAACATTTTATGTGgcataataatatttgttatcttcgcaagagttttatttatttatttatttttattatagaacGATCAGATCGATTTCAcacaaacttaaaaaataacaattacacATTATTTCTGCGATTATCTCATATATTCAACTAGCAGCGCAGTTTTATAGTTCATAAAGTGAAAACATCAATAGTACTGTTATACCTGCGTCcaataaaaaggttttttttttgtttttttttttttagcaatgcGTTAATGCGGAAAGTtcactttatatatacatatgtgtatatatttaaatttgattttcctCAGTTTTAAGGTTTCTGAAAGCGAAAATTAACAGCATAAATTGcagcttttataaaaaaaatacacattaattcaattataaattaGACGTGTCACATAATCTCCTTCTATTTTAGTataataaaagcttttttaatacaattcgTTACAATTGTTAGTTACAACATATTCACAGTTAATTTTGAATTTGCAATTATTATAGACAGTGTTAACGGTATTTTAAATACGCACTACAGGATACATACATTTACTGTGTTTGATTATGGAAAAGACaccgttatatgtatgtaagtttatacattttaatattatagcGTTTCAAATTAGCTTTGTAgtctttttaaagtttttttgtttttgtgaatacgatgaatttcgattttatttactgaatttaacatacatatgcatgtaggtatgtatttatttatacaatctCATTTAGGTTTTGTTAACAATTGCAATTGGAAGCCTATTTGTTTACTCCATTTTAGAAAATGCTGCAAGGTTTTGAATAATACATACTTGAAAGAACTTTTCAACAGTCTTGGCGCTCAAAAGTTctacaaaacaataaataaaatattgatcgCTTTGGTAACATTTAGGTGTGTACTAAAGTTTATGTGCCATATTAGAAACTTTCAAAAGATTTTGCagattttgttaatattaatt from Bactrocera oleae isolate idBacOlea1 chromosome 3, idBacOlea1, whole genome shotgun sequence includes the following:
- the RanGAP gene encoding ran GTPase-activating protein, whose translation is MSNFNFGTIAQELHDVQEEGLSFEDKQLTWDTAEDVADIVKALETTKIVHYLKLGGNTLGIDAAAAIAKGLEKHPEFHKALWYNMFSRRLKTETPLSLKHLGNGLMVAGAKLTVLDLSDNALGPNGMVGLEDILRSPVVYSLQTLRLNNCGLGIGGGQMLSKAILDCHKSSVAAGTPLKLKVFIAGRNRLENDGAKAIAKIFSTLKTLEEIAMPQNSIYHAGIAALAIGFKENPNLRILNLNDNTVTEKGAASLAEAFAYTPMLQDINFGDCLLKTHGAYHFAEALSENHNQLEVVDLGFNEIGADGGVVLVEALQNKKNLTRLILDGNQFGYEGRERIKEIIETFANPNALESLEEDQSECEDDEDEDGDDDDEDDDDDDEEDDTTEEVDEDEEYQDEDADEEGDEAYITSPAFTTNMFGANETFMSAKNVQFADQTTPTKPVTVESFCLSQKPCTIQAFESLQETDKLKAFKSIIEQFTDDNRLLLLIFTTLKCAHLSESSPAALDLAKALYKETVDYAVETKQERRVLNYMLMQLGLLRSEEKFTSPYDLKSCRYALRETLKSNPQFGSEHMRNAFNVFLHQLDG